The following coding sequences lie in one Arabidopsis thaliana chromosome 3, partial sequence genomic window:
- a CDS encoding NAD(P)-binding Rossmann-fold superfamily protein (NAD(P)-binding Rossmann-fold superfamily protein; FUNCTIONS IN: oxidoreductase activity, binding, catalytic activity; INVOLVED IN: oxidation reduction, fatty acid elongation, unsaturated fatty acid, metabolic process, fatty acid elongation, saturated fatty acid; LOCATED IN: membrane; EXPRESSED IN: leaf; CONTAINS InterPro DOMAIN/s: Short-chain dehydrogenase/reductase, conserved site (InterPro:IPR020904), NAD(P)-binding domain (InterPro:IPR016040), Glucose/ribitol dehydrogenase (InterPro:IPR002347), Short-chain dehydrogenase/reductase SDR (InterPro:IPR002198); BEST Arabidopsis thaliana protein match is: NAD(P)-binding Rossmann-fold superfamily protein (TAIR:AT3G55290.2); Has 128636 Blast hits to 128424 proteins in 3690 species: Archae - 1019; Bacteria - 82614; Metazoa - 6888; Fungi - 6972; Plants - 3216; Viruses - 5; Other Eukaryotes - 27922 (source: NCBI BLink).), protein MSNHQTVLKQLEPWCELKDKVVLVTGASSGIGREICLDLAKAGCQVIAAARRVDRLNSLCSEINSFSSTGIQAAALELDVSSDAATIQKAVREAWDIFGKIDALINNAGIRGNVKLSLDLSEDEWDNVFNTNLKGPWLVAKYVCVLMRDAKRGGSVINISSVAGVRSIVPGGLAYSCSKGGVDTMSRMMAIELGVHKIRVNSIAPGLFKSEITQALMQKEWLKNVTERTVPLKVQQTIDPGLTSLVRYLIHDSSQYISGNTYIVDSGATLPGVPIFSSL, encoded by the exons atgaGCAATCATCAAACG GTGTTGAAGCAGTTGGAGCCATGGTGTGAACTTAAAGACAAAGTGGTTCTTGTGACAGGAGCTTCCTCTGGTATTGGAAGAGAGATCTGTCTTGATCTTGCCAAAGCTGGTTGCCAGGTTATTGCAGCAGCTCGTCGTGTTGATCGACTCAACTCTCTCTGCTCTGAAATCAACAGCTTCAGTTCAACTGGAATCCAAGCCGCAGCTCTTGAGTTAGACGTTTCATCAGACGCAGCCACCATTCAAAAAGCGGTCAGGGAAGCTTGGGACATCTTTGGAAAGATCGATGCATTGATCAACAATGCTGGAATCAGAGGCAATGTCAAGTTGAGTTTGGATTTGTCCGAGGACGAATGGGACAACGTCTTCAATACCAACTTAAAGGGACCTTGGTTAGTAGCCaaatatgtttgtgttttaatgCGTGACGCTAAACGTGGTGGCTCGGTGATAAACATCTCATCGGTTGCTGGGGTCCGCAGTATCGTGCCCGGTGGACTTGCATATTCTTGTTCCAAAGGCGGTGTTGACACCATGTCAAGGATGATGGCAATTGAGTTAGGTGTTCACAAGATCAGAGTGAACTCGATCGCACCGGGGCTTTTCAAGTCAGAGATCACACAAGCTCTTATGCAAAAGGAGTGGCTCAAGAATGTGACCGAGAGGACTGTGCCGTTAAAGGTGCAACAGACCATTGATCCAGGGCTTACTTCTCTGGTTCGCTATCTCATTCATGACTCTTCTCAATATATATCCGGGAATACATACATTGTTGATTCCGGTGCTACATTGCCCGGTGTGCCTATCTTTTCATCTCTCTGA
- the ABCB20 gene encoding P-glycoprotein 20 (P-glycoprotein 20 (PGP20); FUNCTIONS IN: ATPase activity, coupled to transmembrane movement of substances; INVOLVED IN: transport, transmembrane transport; LOCATED IN: nucleus, plasma membrane; EXPRESSED IN: 24 plant structures; EXPRESSED DURING: 13 growth stages; CONTAINS InterPro DOMAIN/s: ATPase, AAA+ type, core (InterPro:IPR003593), ABC transporter-like (InterPro:IPR003439), ABC transporter, transmembrane domain, type 1 (InterPro:IPR011527), ABC transporter integral membrane type 1 (InterPro:IPR017940), ABC transporter, transmembrane domain (InterPro:IPR001140); BEST Arabidopsis thaliana protein match is: P-glycoprotein 6 (TAIR:AT2G39480.1); Has 718468 Blast hits to 361578 proteins in 4093 species: Archae - 12537; Bacteria - 570379; Metazoa - 18035; Fungi - 12093; Plants - 8938; Viruses - 13; Other Eukaryotes - 96473 (source: NCBI BLink).) has protein sequence MMISRGLFGWSPPHMQPLTPVSEVSEPPESPSPYLDPGAESGGGTGTAAALAEADEEMDDQDELEPPPAAVPFSQLFACADRFDWVLMIVGSVAAAAHGTALIVYLHYFAKIVDVLAFSNDSSQQRSEHQFDRLVQLSLTIVYIAGGVFISGWIEVSCWILTGERQTAVIRSKYVQVLLNQDMSFFDTYGNNGDIVSQVLSDVLLIQSALSEKVGNYIHNMATFISGLVIGFVNCWEIALITLATGPFIVAAGGISNIFLHRLAENIQDAYAEAAGIAEQAISYIRTLYAFTNETLAKYSYATSLQATLRYGILISLVQGLGLGFTYGLAICSCALQLWIGRFFVHNGRANGGEIIAALFAVILSGLGLNQAATNFYSFDQGRIAAYRLFEMITRSSSVANQEGAVLASVQGNIEFRNVYFSYLSRPEIPILSGFYLTVPAKKAVALVGRNGSGKSSIIPLMERFYDPTLGEVLLDGENIKNLKLEWLRSQIGLVTQEPALLSLSIRENIAYGRDATLDQIEEAAKNAHAHTFISSLEKGYETQVGRAGLAMTEEQKIKLSIARAVLLNPTILLLDEVTGGLDFEAERIVQEALDLLMLGRSTIIIARRLSLIKNADYIAVMEEGQLVEMGTHDELINLGGLYAELLKCEEATKLPRRMPVRNYKESAVFEVERDSSAGCGVQEPSSPKMIKSPSLQRGSGVFRPQELCFDTEESPKAHSPASEKTGEDGMSLDCADKEPTIKRQDSFEMRLPHLPKVDVQCPQQKSNGSEPESPVSPLLTSDPKNERSHSQTFSRPLSSPDDTKANGKASKDAQHKESPSFWRLAQLSFPEWLYAVLGSLGAAIFGSFNPLLAYVIALVVTEYYKSKGGHLREEVDKWCLIIACMGIVTVVANFLQHFYFGIMGEKMTERVRRMMFSAMLRNEVGWFDDEENSPDTLSMRLANDATFVRAAFSNRLSIFIQDSFAVIVALLIGLLLGWRLALVALATLPILTLSAIAQKLWLAGFSKGIQEMHRKASLVLEDAVRNIYTVVAFCAGNKVMELYRMQLQRILRQSYLHGMAIGFAFGFSQFLLFACNALLLWCTALSVNRGYMKLSTAITEYMVFSFATFALVEPFGLAPYILKRRKSLISVFEIVDRVPTIEPDDNSALKPPNVYGSIELKNVDFCYPTRPEILVLSNFSLKISGGQTVAVVGVSGSGKSTIISLVERYYDPVAGQVLLDGRDLKLYNLRWLRSHMGLVQQEPIIFSTTIRENIIYARHNASEAEMKEAARIANAHHFISSLPHGYDTHIGMRGVELTPGQKQRIAIARVVLKNAPIILIDEASSSIESESSRVVQEALDTLIMGNKTTILIAHRAAMMRHVDNIVVLNGGRIVEEGTHDSLAAKNGLYVRLMQPHFGKGLRQHRLI, from the exons ATGATGATCTCTAGAGGTTTATTCGGATGGTCTCCGCCTCATATGCAACCATTAACTCCAGTCTCTGAAGTCTCCGAGCCACCTGAGTCTCCTTCTCCTTATCTCGACCCTGGTGCTGAGTCTGGTGGTGGCACGGGCACGGCGGCGGCGCTAGCGGAGGCTGATGAAGAGATGGATGATCAAGATGAGCTTGAACCACCTCCTGCTGCTGTTCCTTTCTCTCAGCTCTTCGCTTGCGCTGACCGCTTTGATTGGGTGCTTATGATTGTTGGctctgttgctgctgctgctcaTGGTACTGCGCTTATTGTCTACTTGCATTACTTCGCCAAGATTGTTGATGTTCTTGCTTTCTCTAATGATTCTAGTCAGCAGAGATCTGAACACCAGTTTGACCGACTCGTCCAG CTTTCGTTGACGATCGTGTACATTGCTGGAGGTGTTTTCATTTCTGGTTGGATTG AGGTGTCTTGCTGGATACTGACTGGAGAAAGGCAGACTGCTGTGATCAGGTCCAAGTATGTCCAAGTATTATTGAATCAAGATATGAGTTTCTTTGATACATATGGTAATAATGGAGATATTGTGAGCCAAGTGCTGAGCGATGTCTTACTCATTCAGTCAGCTTTAAGCGAGAAA GTTGGAAATTATATTCATAACATGGCTACGTTTATCAGTGGACTTGTTATTGGATTTGTCAACTGCTGGGAAATTGCATTGATTACACTAGCCACTGGTCCTTTCATCGTTGCTGCTGGAGgcatatcaaatatttttctacaCAGACTTGCTGAGAACATACAGGATGCATATGCTGAAGCAGCCGGCATTGCTGAACAG GCGATCTCTTACATTAGGACTTTATATGCCTTTACAAATGAAACTCTAGCAAAATATTCATATGCAACCTCCCTTCAAGCAACCCTGAGATACGGCATATTAATTAGTCTTGTGCAAGGCCTTGGACTTGGATTTACTTATGGGCTTGCTATATGCTCGTGTGCGCTGCAACTTTGGATTGGACGATTCTTTGTTCACAATGGAAGGGCAAATGGTGGAGAAATCATAGCAGCTCTTTTTGCTGTTATTTTAAGTGGCCT GGGGTTAAATCAAGCTGCTACGAACTTCTACTCTTTTGATCAAGGAAGGATTGCTGCGTATAGACTTTTTGAGATGATAACTCGTTCATCTTCTGTGGCTAACCAAGAAGGAGCTGTGCTGGCTTCTGTTCAAGGAAATATTGAGTTCCGGAATGTATATTTCAGTTATTTGTCACGACCTGAAATTCCAATCTTGAGCGGATTTTACCTCACGGTTCCTGCTAAAAAAGCAGTTGCACTTGTTGGTAGAAATGGTTCTGGAAAAAGCAGCATCATTCCTTTAATGGAACGGTTTTATGATCCGACATTAG GAGAAGTTCTTCTTGAtggagaaaatattaaaaatctaaaactggAGTGGCTGAGAAGCCAAATAGGGTTGGTTACCCAGGAGCCTGCTCTGCTTAGCTTGAGCATAAGAGAGAATATTGCATATGGTCGTGATGCTACTCTTGATCAGATAGAGGAGGCAGCTAAAAATGCGCATGCGCACACATTTATCAGCTCACTTGAAAAAGGATATGAAACACAG gTCGGGAGAGCCGGTTTAGCAATGACAGAGGAGCAGAAAATTAAACTTTCGATTGCTAGAGCTGTGCTTTTGAATCCAACAATTCTTCTGCTTGATGAAGTAACTGGAGGACTAGACTTCGAAGCTGAAAGAATTGTGCAGGAAGCTCTTGATCTTCTGATGTTGGGACGGTCAACCATAATAATAGCCCGACGATTaagtttgataaaaaatgCTGACTATATTGCTGTGATGGAGGAGGGTCAGCTCGTTGAAATGGGTACACACGATGAATTGATAAATCTTGGTGGGCTGTATGCTGAGCTTCTGAAGTGTGAAGAAGCAACAAAGCTTCCAAGAAG GATGCCAGTTAGGAACTACAAGGAGTCTGCGGTGTTTGAGGTCGAGAGAGACTCTTCAGCTGGCTGTGGCGTCCAAGAACCATCATCACCCAAAATGATTAAGTCTCCATCTCTTCAAAGAGGTAGTGGTGTGTTCCGTCCCCAGGAACTGTGTTTTGATACTGAAGAATCACCTAAAGCTCATAGCCCTGCATCTGAGAAAACAGGGGAAGATGGCATGTCTCTGGATTGTGCTGATAAAGAGCCAACTATCAAAAGGCAAGATAGTTTCGAGATGAGGTTGCCACACCTTCCTAAAGTTGACGTTCAGTGTCcccaacaaaaatcaaacggCTCAGAGCCAGAGTCCCCTGTTTCACCCCTTTTGACATCAGATCCTAAAAACGAGCGTTCCCATTCGCAGACGTTTAGTCGTCCTCTTAGTTCTCCTGATGACACTAAAGCAAATGGTAAGGCGTCTAAGGATGCTCAACACAAGGAGTCACCTTCGTTTTGGAGGTTGGCACAGCTTAGTTTCCCAGAGTGGCTTTATGCTGTATTAGGGAGTCTTGGTGCTGCCATCTTTGGTTCTTTCAATCCTCTTCTGGCTTATGTCATTGCGTTGGTAGTTACGGAATATTATAAAAGCAAAGGAGGCCACCTGCGCGAGGAGGTTGACAAATGGTGTTTGATCATTGCCTGCATGGGGATTGTGACAGTTGTTGCCAATTTCTTGCAGCATTTCTATTTTGGCATAATGGGAGAGAAAATGACGGAGAGAGTTAGGAGGATGATGTTCTCAG CAATGCTGCGTAACGAAGTTGGATGGTTCGATGATGAAGAGAACAGTCCAGATACATTATCCATGCGTTTAGCAAATGATGCTACTTTTGTCCGAGCTGCCTTCAGCAACAGGCTTTCAATATTTATTCAAGATAGTTTTGCTGTTATTGTTGCTCTTCTGATTGGGTTGCTGCTTGGTTGGCGTTTGGCCCTTGTTGCATTGGCAACTCTGCCAATTCTCACTCTTTCTGCCATTGCTCAG AAACTGTGGCTTGCCGGATTCTCAAAAGGCATACAGGAGATGCACAGAAAAGCATCTTTAGTTCTCGAGGATGCTGTTAGAAACATCTACACTGTTGTTGCTTTCTGTGCTGGTAACAAAGTGATGGAACTGTACAGGATGCAACTCCAGCGGATACTCAGACAGAGCTATCTCCATGGGATGGCTATTGGTTTTGCGTTTGGTTTTTcacagtttcttcttttcgcCTGCAACGCGCTCCTCCTATGGTGCACTGCGTTATCTGTTAACCGTGGATATATGAAATTATCGACAGCTATAACGGAGTACATGGTTTTCTCATTTGCTACATTCGCCCTTGTGGAGCCATTTGGATTAGCACCGTATATCCTCAAGCGACGTAAGTCTCTGATATCAGTGTTTGAAATAGTCGATCGAGTCCCTACGATTGAACCAGATGATAACTCTGCTCTCAAACCTCCTAATGTCTACGGAAGTATTGAATTGAAAAACGTAGACTTCTGCTACCCAACTCGACCCGAGATACTAGTGCTGAGCAACTTTAGTCTCAAAATCAGTGGCGGACAGACTGTAGCTGTTGTTGGCGTTTCAGGTTCTGGAAAGAGCACGATAATCTCACTAGTAGAGAGATACTACGACCCAGTTGCTGGCCAAGTCCTACTAGATGGGAGAGACTTAAAGTTATATAACTTGAGATGGTTGAGAAGCCACATGGGTTTGGTTCAGCAAGAACCCATAATCTTTTCCACAACAATCAGAGAGAATATCATATATGCAAGGCATAATGCAAGTGAAGCTGAGATGAAGGAAGCAGCAAGAATTGCAAATGCTCACCATTTCATCAGCAGCTTACCTCACGGTTACGACACACATATTGGGATGAGAGGCGTAGAACTTACCCCTggacagaaacagagaatagCAATAGCACGCGTAGTACTGAAGAATGCTCCCATCATCTTAATAGATGAAGCCAGCTCGTCTATCGAATCTGAATCGAGTCGGGTTGTGCAGGAGGCTCTTGATACATTGATAATGgggaacaaaacaacaattctGATAGCACATAGAGCGGCTATGATGAGACATGTGGATAACATTGTGGTACTTAATGGAGGGAGGATAGTAGAGGAAGGTACACATGATTCTTTAGCAGCAAAAAATGGGTTGTATGTACGTTTGATGCAACCACACTTTGGTAAAGGTCTACGCCAACATCGACTGATATAG
- the PPL1 gene encoding PsbP-like protein 1 (PsbP-like protein 1 (PPL1); FUNCTIONS IN: calcium ion binding; INVOLVED IN: photosynthesis; LOCATED IN: in 6 components; EXPRESSED IN: 24 plant structures; EXPRESSED DURING: 14 growth stages; CONTAINS InterPro DOMAIN/s: Photosystem II oxygen evolving complex protein PsbP (InterPro:IPR002683), Mog1/PsbP/DUF1795, alpha/beta/alpha sandwich (InterPro:IPR016124), Mog1/PsbP, alpha/beta/alpha sandwich (InterPro:IPR016123); BEST Arabidopsis thaliana protein match is: PsbP-like protein 2 (TAIR:AT2G39470.2); Has 595 Blast hits to 595 proteins in 103 species: Archae - 0; Bacteria - 112; Metazoa - 0; Fungi - 0; Plants - 355; Viruses - 0; Other Eukaryotes - 128 (source: NCBI BLink).), whose protein sequence is MASLKLSPSSPISISKVGVIPSSKKGLSFLVKAEHHSSSSSSHLQDKCQRRLIVTFGVVAPWISLLSRAPLSFAAESKKGFLAVSDNKDAYAFLYPFGWQEVVIEGQDKVYKDVIEPLESVSVNLVPTSKQTIKEFGPPKQIAETLIKKVLAPPNQKTTLIDASEHDVDGKTYYQFEFTVQARNYTRHALGTITVFNGNFYTLTTGANERRWEKMKDRLHTVVDSFKITV, encoded by the exons ATGGCTTCTCTGAAGCTTTcaccttcttctccaatctccATTTCTAAGGTTGGTGTGATTCCTTCCTCTAAGAAAGGACTTTCATTTCTTGTAAAAGCAGAGCACCattcctcgtcttcttcttctcatcttcaaG ATAAATGTCAGAGACGTCTGATTGTAACATTTGGTGTTGTTGCTCCTTGGATCTCATTGCTTAGTAGAGCTCCATTATCAT TTGCTGCAGAAAGCAAAAAAGGATTCCTTGCTGTCTCTGACAATAAAGATGCTTATGCGTTTCTCTATCCATTTGGTTGGCAG GAAGTTGTGATTGAAGGTCAAGATAAGGTATACAAAGATGTGATTGAGCCTTTAGAAAGTGTTAGTGTGAATTTGGTCCCAACTAGCAAACAGACTATTAAAGAATTTGGCCCTCCCAAGCAG ATAGCTGAAACACTGATAAAGAAAGTTTTGGCACCTCCAAATCAGAAAACAACCCTTATTGATGCATCAGAG CATGATGTCGATGGGAAGACTTATTATCAGTTTGAGTTCACTGTTCAAGCTAGAAACTACACTCGCCATGCTCTGGGTACCATCACGGTTTTCAACG GAAACTTCTACACACTGACGACGGGAGCGAATGAAAGGAGGTgggagaagatgaaagataGGCTTCACACTGTGGTAGATTCCTTCAAGATCACTGTTTGA
- the PHIP1 gene encoding phragmoplastin interacting protein 1 (phragmoplastin interacting protein 1 (PHIP1); CONTAINS InterPro DOMAIN/s: RNA recognition motif, RNP-1 (InterPro:IPR000504), Nucleotide-binding, alpha-beta plait (InterPro:IPR012677), Zinc finger, CCHC-type (InterPro:IPR001878); BEST Arabidopsis thaliana protein match is: RNA-binding (RRM/RBD/RNP motifs) family protein (TAIR:AT2G35410.1); Has 17490 Blast hits to 13137 proteins in 598 species: Archae - 10; Bacteria - 621; Metazoa - 8175; Fungi - 2466; Plants - 2451; Viruses - 16; Other Eukaryotes - 3751 (source: NCBI BLink).), whose amino-acid sequence MVLSNKKLKQRIRQDLAESLSVSVSETNPQSQSLKLLLDSSSHKPRLSKREKRRNCETFAREDDEIRENEVGNGGSSEKTDTKIKKKRKRDDAVEVDELEGDEGTKEEQKPQKKKNKKKKKKRKVNKTPKKAEEGNVEEKVKVEEIEVNTDNKEEDGVVPNKLYVGGIPYQSTEDEIRSYFRSCGVIIKVDCKMRPEDGAFSGIAFITFDTEDGAKRALAFDRAAMGDRYLTIQQYVKTTTPSIPRRKTSSGFAPEMVDGYNRVYIGNLAWDTTERDIRKLFSDCVINSVRLGKNKETGEFKGYAHVDFKDSVSVAIALKLDQQVICGRPVKICCALKDRPATDHTPGETNNAGSYNMEDTYAAADPVPALAGRSEVDDGNYFATTVSSSKVKRRVCYECGEKGHLSTACPIKLQKADDQANSKLGQETVDGRPAMQSYGLPKNSGDSYYMNETYASTNETYNGGYSASAVGTGKVKRRNCYECGEKGHLSTACPIKLQNTSHTNSTLDHQTVEAGPTQVTSYSLQKKTRDTENNGGSFMDESYATVPISIDVTNGANDASLTSAVSTGKIKKRNCYECGEKGHLSSACPNKLQKQG is encoded by the exons atggtgcTGTCGAACAAGAAGCTGAAGCAGAGGATTCGACAAGATTTGGCTGAATCACTATCTGTCTCTGTATCCGAAACAAATCCACAATCTCAGTCTCTGAAATTGCTCCTTGATTCATCTAGCCACAAACCCAGATTGTCgaagagagagaaacgaaGAAATTGCGAAACTTTCGCTAGAGAAGACGACGAAATCAGAGAGAATGAAGTTGGGAATGGTGGGTCAAGCGAGAAGACTGATACgaagattaaaaagaagagaaagagagacgatGCTGTGGAAGTCGACGAGTTAGAAGGAGATGAAGGAACTAAGGAAGAGCAAAAAccccagaagaagaaaaataagaagaagaagaagaagagaaaggtaaACAAAACGCCAAAGAAGGCTGAGGAAGGCAATGTAGAAGAGAAGGTGAAGGTAGAAGAGATTGAAGTTAATACAGACAA taaagaagaagatggggTTGTTCCTAACAAGTTATATGTTGGGGGTATTCCTTATCAGAGTACAGAAGATGAGATTCGTAGCTACTTTAGAAGCTGTGGAGTCATCATTAAAGTTGATTGCAAGATGCGTCCTGAAGATGGGGCTTTCAGTGGTATTGCCTTCATCACTTTTGAC ACTGAAGATGGCGCAAAACGTGCTTTGGCTTTTGATAGAGCTGCTAT GGGTGATCGATATTTGACAATCCAGCAATACGTGAAAACCACCACCCCTTCCATTCCAAGAAGGAAAACATCTTCTGGTTTCGCTCCAGAAATGGTGGATGGCTATAACAGGGTATACATTGGGAATTTAGCCTGGGACACAACAGAGCGTGACATACGGAAGCTCTTCTCTGACTGCGTAATAAACTCTGTGCGGTTGggtaaaaacaaagaaacaggAGAGTTTAAAGGGTATGCGCATGTGGATTTCAAGGATAGTGTGTCTGTGGCGATTGCGCTGAAGCTGGATCAGCAGGTTATTTGCGGAAGACCTGTCAAGATATGTTGTGCACTTAAAGACAGACCAGCTACTGATCATACACCTGGTGAAACGAACAATGCTGGTTCGTACAACATGGAAGATACTTATGCTGCTGCTGATCCAGTACCGGCTTTAGCTGGGCGTAGCGAAGTTGATGACGGAAACTACTTTGCAACTACGGTTAGCAGCAGTAAGGTCAAAAGGAGGGTCTGTTATGAGTGTGGAGAAAAGGGTCATCTTTCTACAGCCTGTCCCATAAAGCTTCAAAAGGCTGATGATCAGGCAAACTCAAAGCTGGGTCAAGAGACTGTTGATGGTAGACCGGCTATGCAAAGCTATGGTCTTCCAAAGAATAGTGGTGATTCTTACTACATGAATGAGACATACGCTTCTACAAATGAAACTTATAATGGAGGATACTCAGCATCTGCTGTTGGCACTGGTAAGGTCAAAAGGAGGAACTGTTATGAGTGTGGAGAAAAGGGTCATCTTTCTACAGCCTGTCCCATAAAGCTTCAAAACACTTCTCACACAAACTCAACGCTGGATCACCAAACTGTTGAGGCAGGACCGACTCAGGTAACAAGCTATAgtcttcaaaagaaaacaagagacaCTGAAAACAATGGTGGTTCGTTCATGGATGAGAGCTATGCTACTGTTCCGATATCCATTGATGTGACAAATGGAGCTAATGATGCAAGCTTAACATCTGCGGTTAGCACTGGTAAgatcaaaaagagaaactgtTACGAGTGCGGAGAAAAAGGTCATCTTTCTTCAGCTTGCCCTAACAAGCTGCAAAAACAAGGCTGA